From a region of the Actinopolymorpha singaporensis genome:
- a CDS encoding cupin domain-containing protein, with product MPSPAGVRRAVGAFPGGTAISRIRIYDWPTPDGLRGGSPHVHLLCTDGYIVLGGSGRLQTLGPDGYVEVPLRRGEIVWFTPGVIHRAVNDGDLDILVVMQNAGLPEAGDAVMTLPSELLADAERYAEATRLGWPAALDPRDEPAARARRDLAVEGSSRSGRGWRRRVRARWPTSTPPPGGSSRRGWTAGGSGGSGVRWPPRRSPGASSPRWPQVTSPTWVRAGSSASPYPPGRGTACVGAFRPMMPSPSVDSPLRRLRRTLPAFRPF from the coding sequence ATGCCGTCGCCCGCGGGCGTTCGCCGTGCGGTCGGGGCCTTCCCCGGCGGCACGGCGATCTCCCGCATCCGCATCTACGACTGGCCCACTCCCGACGGACTACGGGGCGGGTCACCGCACGTGCACCTGCTCTGCACCGATGGCTACATCGTGCTCGGCGGCTCCGGCCGGCTGCAGACGCTCGGCCCGGACGGCTACGTCGAGGTGCCGCTGCGGCGCGGTGAGATCGTCTGGTTCACGCCGGGCGTGATCCACCGCGCGGTGAACGACGGTGACCTGGACATCCTGGTGGTGATGCAGAACGCCGGGCTGCCCGAGGCCGGTGACGCGGTGATGACGCTGCCCTCGGAGCTGCTCGCCGACGCCGAGCGGTACGCCGAGGCCACCCGGCTCGGCTGGCCGGCCGCGCTCGACCCCCGCGACGAGCCCGCCGCGCGTGCGCGGCGAGACCTCGCCGTCGAGGGTTCCTCGCGCTCCGGGCGCGGGTGGAGGCGGAGGGTCCGGGCGCGCTGGCCGACTTCTACACCGCCGCCCGGCGGCTCGTCGCGCCGCGGCTGGACAGCTGGCGGGAGCGGTGGGAGCGGGGTCCGCTGGCCGCCGCGGAGGAGTCCGGGCGCCAGCTCACCGCGCTGGCCACAGGTGACGTCGCCCACCTGGGTGCGGGCGGGATCTTCGGCCAGTCCGTACCCGCCCGGGAGAGGTACGGCATGTGTGGGCGCCTTTCGGCCTATGATGCCGAGCCCGAGCGTCGATAGCCCGTTACGACGGTTACGGCGCACCCTGCCAGCCTTTCGCCCGTTTTGA
- a CDS encoding hydroxyacid dehydrogenase, whose amino-acid sequence MVQARRPGVVLAMSPANLPRLLDDHQRQRLAMLADVDLDLVLDEYRSARARAALGRAEVLLTCWGAPPVDAEAVAAAPGLAAIVHGAGSVKSLVTQAAWDHGVRVSSAVAANAVPVAEYTVAMVVLAGKRAFPIQAAYRADARRQDWAARFPGLGNYGTTVGIVGASHVGRRVLDMLAAYDLNVLLADPTLTAAQAADLGARLVDLDQLAASSDVVSIHAPDVPATYHMFDARRLALMPDGATLVNTARGRLVDTDALTAEAVSGRLSAVLDVTDPEPLPADSPLFGLPNVVLTPHIAGSLGNEVHRMGALAVDEVERFARGEDFAHAVDRARLDLLA is encoded by the coding sequence ATGGTCCAAGCGCGCCGACCTGGAGTCGTCCTCGCGATGTCCCCGGCGAACCTGCCCCGACTGCTCGACGACCACCAACGGCAGCGCCTCGCGATGCTCGCCGACGTGGACCTCGACCTCGTTCTCGACGAGTACCGCAGTGCGCGCGCCCGGGCCGCGCTCGGGCGTGCGGAGGTGCTGCTCACCTGCTGGGGAGCTCCGCCCGTGGACGCCGAGGCGGTCGCCGCCGCACCCGGGCTGGCCGCCATCGTCCACGGCGCCGGCTCGGTCAAGAGCCTGGTAACCCAGGCCGCCTGGGACCACGGCGTCCGGGTCTCCTCGGCGGTCGCCGCGAACGCCGTACCCGTCGCGGAGTACACCGTGGCCATGGTGGTGCTGGCCGGCAAGCGGGCGTTCCCGATCCAGGCGGCCTACCGCGCCGACGCGCGGCGGCAGGACTGGGCGGCGCGGTTCCCCGGCCTGGGCAACTACGGCACCACCGTGGGGATCGTCGGCGCCTCGCACGTCGGCCGGCGGGTGCTGGACATGCTCGCGGCGTACGACCTGAACGTCCTGCTGGCGGACCCGACCCTGACCGCTGCGCAGGCGGCCGACCTCGGCGCCCGGCTGGTCGACCTGGACCAACTCGCCGCCAGTTCGGACGTGGTGAGCATCCACGCGCCGGACGTACCGGCGACGTACCACATGTTCGACGCCCGCCGGCTGGCCCTGATGCCGGACGGCGCGACGCTCGTCAACACCGCGCGCGGCCGACTGGTGGACACCGACGCGCTGACGGCGGAGGCGGTGAGCGGCCGGCTGTCCGCGGTACTGGACGTCACCGACCCGGAGCCGCTGCCCGCCGACTCGCCGCTGTTCGGGTTGCCGAACGTCGTGCTGACGCCGCACATCGCCGGGTCGCTGGGCAACGAGGTGCACCGGATGGGTGCGCTCGCGGTGGACGAGGTGGAACGCTTCGCGCGGGGCGAGGACTTCGCGCATGCGGTCGACCGTGCGCGGCTGGACCTGCTGGCCTGA
- the ngcE gene encoding N-acetylglucosamine/diacetylchitobiose ABC transporter substrate-binding protein, producing MTEHPPFAGLDRRQFLRRAAALAAAATGSSVLGACATSGGGGGGSPAKPKSNGRADAKNPFGVDPKAPLDVVIFKGGFSDEYAKYHEKMYQKRYPQAKVHHLGTQEITAQLQPRFVNGNPPDVIDNSGAQDLDTATLVNQGQLTELADLLEAPSWDTAGKKVEDTVVEGTFDPLTFDGKIYGLPYAFNINGLWHDARLFGDNQWETPKTWDELMALGAKTKAKGIPLWTYQGQYPAYMLTVFNAMVQKHGGKEVLKNIDNLEDGAWQQQAVRDVAEAFFELKSKGYILPGTASLSHTQAQAAWLQRKAAIIPCGSWLKSEMKSQVPSDFEMTITPTPSLDDSDKFPYEAIPNTPTETFIVPSKAKNVPGGLEYLRIMLSKEGAQKFAELTYTLTVVKGAHEAQAQDPVLKSSLAALEAAQKVDRLDTPTYGTWYRPLTEEAEAAIGVLLTSKLDAKGFVDRVQRKADQVKKSNIKKFKR from the coding sequence ATGACCGAGCATCCCCCGTTCGCCGGCCTGGACCGCCGACAGTTCCTGCGCCGTGCGGCCGCGCTCGCCGCCGCGGCCACAGGCTCGTCCGTGCTCGGCGCGTGCGCGACCAGCGGCGGAGGTGGCGGAGGCAGCCCGGCCAAGCCGAAGTCCAACGGCAGGGCGGACGCGAAGAACCCCTTCGGCGTCGACCCGAAGGCGCCGCTCGACGTCGTCATCTTCAAGGGCGGCTTCAGCGACGAGTACGCGAAGTACCACGAGAAGATGTACCAGAAGCGCTATCCGCAGGCGAAGGTCCACCACCTGGGCACCCAGGAGATCACCGCGCAGCTGCAGCCCCGCTTCGTCAACGGCAACCCGCCGGACGTCATCGACAACTCCGGCGCCCAGGACCTCGACACCGCCACCCTGGTCAACCAGGGTCAGCTGACCGAGCTCGCCGACCTGCTCGAGGCACCCTCGTGGGACACGGCCGGCAAGAAGGTCGAGGACACCGTGGTCGAGGGCACGTTCGACCCGCTGACGTTCGACGGCAAGATCTACGGCCTGCCGTACGCCTTCAACATCAACGGTCTGTGGCACGACGCCAGGCTCTTCGGCGACAACCAGTGGGAGACGCCGAAGACCTGGGACGAGCTGATGGCGCTCGGTGCGAAGACCAAGGCCAAGGGCATCCCGCTGTGGACCTACCAGGGGCAGTACCCCGCCTACATGCTCACCGTCTTCAACGCGATGGTGCAGAAGCACGGCGGCAAGGAGGTGCTGAAGAACATCGACAACCTCGAGGACGGCGCCTGGCAGCAGCAGGCCGTACGCGACGTCGCCGAGGCGTTCTTCGAGCTGAAGTCGAAGGGCTACATCCTGCCCGGCACCGCCTCGCTCAGCCACACCCAGGCGCAGGCCGCGTGGCTGCAGCGCAAGGCGGCGATCATCCCCTGCGGGTCGTGGCTGAAGAGCGAGATGAAGTCGCAGGTGCCGAGCGACTTCGAGATGACCATCACGCCCACCCCGTCGTTGGACGACAGCGACAAGTTCCCGTACGAGGCGATTCCGAACACGCCGACCGAGACCTTCATCGTGCCGTCCAAGGCCAAGAACGTCCCCGGCGGCCTGGAGTACCTCCGCATCATGTTGTCCAAGGAGGGCGCGCAGAAGTTCGCCGAGCTGACCTACACGCTGACGGTGGTCAAGGGCGCGCACGAGGCCCAGGCGCAGGACCCCGTGCTCAAGTCGTCCCTCGCCGCGCTGGAGGCGGCCCAGAAGGTCGACCGGCTCGACACCCCGACGTACGGCACGTGGTACCGCCCGCTGACCGAGGAGGCCGAGGCCGCGATCGGCGTGCTGCTCACCAGCAAGCTGGACGCCAAGGGGTTCGTCGACCGGGTGCAGCGCAAGGCCGACCAGGTGAAGAAGTCGAACATCAAGAAGTTCAAGCGCTGA
- a CDS encoding carbohydrate ABC transporter permease codes for MRKGRVPFIITFLTPPLALYVVFVLSPFAQGIQISFTDWTGFTPEFKYVGLANYTALIQDSAWWHAVLNNVKLLLVVPLVTLALALVFATLLTRGGTGGAREGLFGSRFYRVAFFFPQVIPVVIVAIMFQFIYSTQGGLLQQTLAFFHVDLLSVIPNGPLGNQAFILWAIMFAAIWSAVGFYMVLFIAGMQQIPRELFEAAAIDGATRPRMFRHLTLPLLWGHVQVSLVYIGVGTLDMFALLSVMARNGVSADFGADVMATQLFRTAFALNSQFGYASAMATMLLIFSLVLAVVTFRVTRRERLEY; via the coding sequence ATGCGCAAGGGCCGGGTGCCGTTCATCATCACGTTCCTCACTCCACCACTGGCGCTCTACGTGGTCTTCGTCCTCTCGCCGTTCGCGCAGGGGATCCAGATCTCGTTCACCGACTGGACGGGGTTCACCCCGGAGTTCAAGTACGTCGGGCTGGCCAACTACACCGCGCTGATCCAGGACTCCGCGTGGTGGCACGCGGTGCTCAACAACGTGAAACTGTTGCTGGTCGTCCCGCTGGTCACGCTGGCGCTGGCGCTGGTGTTCGCGACGCTTCTCACCCGCGGCGGGACGGGCGGGGCCCGGGAGGGGTTGTTCGGGTCCCGCTTCTACCGGGTGGCCTTCTTCTTCCCCCAGGTCATCCCGGTGGTGATTGTGGCAATCATGTTCCAGTTCATCTACAGCACCCAGGGCGGGCTGCTCCAGCAGACGCTCGCCTTCTTCCACGTCGACCTGCTGTCGGTCATCCCCAACGGCCCGCTCGGCAACCAGGCCTTCATCCTGTGGGCGATCATGTTCGCGGCGATCTGGTCCGCGGTCGGTTTCTACATGGTGTTGTTCATCGCCGGGATGCAGCAGATCCCGCGTGAGCTGTTCGAGGCGGCCGCGATCGACGGCGCCACCCGGCCCAGGATGTTCCGCCACCTCACGCTGCCGCTGCTGTGGGGGCACGTCCAGGTGTCGCTGGTCTACATCGGCGTCGGGACCCTGGACATGTTCGCGCTGCTGTCGGTGATGGCGCGCAACGGTGTCTCCGCCGACTTCGGCGCGGACGTGATGGCGACGCAGTTGTTCCGTACGGCGTTCGCGCTCAACTCGCAGTTCGGGTACGCCTCGGCGATGGCGACCATGTTGCTGATCTTCTCGCTCGTCCTGGCGGTGGTGACGTTCCGGGTCACCCGCCGGGAACGCCTCGAGTACTGA
- a CDS encoding LacI family DNA-binding transcriptional regulator — MSLPTVVTLGDVARRAGVSLATASRVLNGSTRRVNEDLRVVVLKAAHELGYTPNLHAQAVARGTSSTVGLVMHDIADPYFSAIASGVMRVADERGLIVTLGTTSRNPNRELQYVAMMRAQRARAVILAGTRTADREQTERLAAEVTAFRRSGGRVACVSQHKLPADTVLPENRAGARELAVKLAELGHRRFGVLAGPRPLLTARDRLAGFKAGLAEKGLELAPDAVVEGPFTRDGGYEAARELVARGLGVTCVFAVNDVMAVGAMAACRDEGVDVPRDLSIAGFDDIQTLRDLVPPLTTVRLPLEEMGVRAAELALELDAPDKDRLVRVRGEVVLRESTRRVRG; from the coding sequence ATGAGCCTTCCCACGGTGGTCACTCTCGGCGACGTCGCCCGGCGGGCCGGGGTGTCGCTGGCGACCGCGTCGCGGGTGCTCAACGGCAGCACCCGGCGGGTCAACGAGGACCTTCGGGTGGTGGTGCTGAAGGCTGCGCACGAGCTCGGCTACACGCCCAACCTGCACGCCCAGGCGGTCGCACGCGGTACGAGTTCGACCGTCGGCCTGGTCATGCACGACATCGCCGATCCGTACTTCTCCGCGATCGCCTCCGGGGTGATGCGCGTCGCCGACGAGCGCGGCCTGATCGTGACGCTGGGCACCACGTCGCGCAACCCCAACCGCGAGTTGCAGTACGTCGCGATGATGCGGGCCCAGCGTGCCCGGGCGGTGATCCTCGCCGGCACCCGCACCGCCGACAGGGAGCAGACCGAGCGGCTGGCCGCGGAGGTGACGGCGTTCCGGCGTTCCGGCGGCCGGGTGGCGTGCGTCAGCCAGCACAAGCTTCCGGCGGACACGGTGCTTCCGGAGAACCGCGCGGGGGCACGGGAGCTGGCGGTGAAGCTGGCCGAGCTCGGGCACCGGCGGTTCGGCGTACTCGCGGGCCCGCGTCCTCTGCTGACCGCGCGCGACCGGCTGGCGGGGTTCAAGGCCGGCCTGGCCGAGAAGGGCCTGGAGCTCGCGCCCGACGCGGTGGTCGAAGGGCCCTTCACCCGCGACGGCGGATACGAGGCGGCGCGTGAGCTGGTGGCCCGCGGGCTCGGCGTCACCTGCGTCTTCGCGGTGAACGACGTGATGGCGGTCGGTGCGATGGCGGCCTGTCGCGACGAGGGCGTCGACGTTCCGCGTGACCTCTCCATCGCCGGCTTCGACGACATCCAGACGTTGCGCGACCTGGTCCCGCCGCTGACCACGGTCCGGCTGCCGCTGGAGGAGATGGGCGTGCGCGCCGCGGAGCTGGCGCTGGAGCTCGACGCTCCGGACAAGGACCGGCTGGTGCGCGTACGCGGCGAGGTCGTGCTCCGGGAGAGCACCCGCAGAGTGCGCGGCTGA